A single region of the Acidithiobacillus acidisediminis genome encodes:
- the hisIE gene encoding bifunctional phosphoribosyl-AMP cyclohydrolase/phosphoribosyl-ATP diphosphatase HisIE → MDEQYAELVSAVRWNEHGLAPAIAQDVRSGQVLMLAWMNAEALRASLAEGRGVYWSRSRQALWRKGESSGHVQSLHSVHLDCDGDTILLRVVQEGAACHTGAATCFFRQAERDAWQDRFPPGGSVLDELQATIRQRRQADPAQSYVAKLLHGGRDRVLKKVGEEAAEFLLACKNPEPQPVIAEAADLLFHLLVALEERDLHIDQVLGELQRREGVSGLVEKASRQSA, encoded by the coding sequence ATGGACGAGCAATACGCAGAGCTGGTCAGCGCGGTACGCTGGAACGAACACGGTTTGGCACCGGCCATTGCCCAGGACGTGCGCAGTGGACAGGTATTGATGCTGGCCTGGATGAATGCCGAGGCATTGCGCGCAAGCCTTGCGGAAGGGCGCGGTGTGTACTGGTCTCGCTCGCGTCAGGCGCTGTGGCGCAAAGGGGAAAGCTCCGGCCATGTGCAGTCTCTGCACAGCGTGCATCTCGACTGTGATGGCGACACCATCCTCCTGCGCGTCGTGCAAGAGGGTGCCGCCTGCCACACCGGGGCCGCTACCTGTTTTTTTCGCCAGGCCGAACGAGACGCCTGGCAGGATCGTTTTCCCCCCGGCGGCAGTGTCCTGGATGAGCTGCAGGCCACGATTCGTCAGCGACGTCAGGCCGACCCGGCACAGTCCTATGTTGCCAAACTGCTCCATGGCGGCCGTGACCGGGTGCTAAAAAAGGTCGGTGAAGAGGCAGCAGAGTTCTTGCTCGCCTGCAAGAATCCTGAGCCGCAGCCAGTCATTGCAGAGGCTGCAGACTTACTGTTCCACCTCTTGGTCGCGCTGGAGGAACGAGATTTGCATATTGATCAAGTGCTGGGCGAGTTGCAACGTCGTGAAGGAGTCTCGGGTCTGGTCGAAAAGGCATCCCGGCAGTCAGCTTGA
- the tatA gene encoding Sec-independent protein translocase subunit TatA produces the protein MGAFSIWHLIIILLIVVALFGTAKLRNVGSDLGSAIKGFRSAVKEEEEKKEKEAALGHTIEAEVSPKKEQESVHHS, from the coding sequence ATGGGCGCTTTTAGTATCTGGCATCTGATTATCATTTTGTTGATTGTGGTGGCCCTCTTTGGCACAGCGAAGCTGCGCAACGTGGGCTCTGATCTGGGTTCGGCAATCAAGGGCTTTCGCTCCGCAGTGAAGGAAGAAGAAGAAAAAAAAGAAAAGGAGGCCGCTCTGGGACATACTATTGAGGCTGAGGTCAGTCCGAAAAAAGAACAGGAAAGTGTGCACCATAGCTAA